One genomic region from Asterias amurensis chromosome 7, ASM3211899v1 encodes:
- the LOC139939801 gene encoding dnaJ homolog subfamily C member 7-like isoform X1 — translation MENSADNNMETNEDVAEAKKNEGNICYKNKDYTKAIQLYTEAIDMCPTSPNYYNNRAAAFIMLDKYQKGLEDVQRAIGIDSTLVKAYLREAKCHLALGFADASVRSLNRVIELDPHNKQAQSELRAAKLVQHHDKDSDKAFESGDFRKVVYLMDRAIEHSPASTKFKVKRAEALAKMRRFSEASQSINAILVRESLNADAIFVRGLCLYYQDIMDKAIQHFQQTLRLAPDHSDARVALKKCKLLKSKKEEGNETFKGGKYQEAYELYTQALAVDPLNVNTNAKIYCNRATVCAKLKKLDQAIEDCTKALELDPEYLKAFMRRAKCYMETEQYEDAVRDYEKISQMDRTRENQSLLKEAKLELKKSKRKDYYKLLKVTKNATEDEIKKAYKKHALLHHPDRHSSKSEEDKKAEEVKFKEVGEAYSVLSDAKKKMRYDSGQDLEDMDGGFSGFDPNQIFTSFFGHPAGFPFGGGGGHHRDSGYYNSGFPGGFQFQFG, via the exons ATGGAAAATTCTGCCGATAATAACATGGAGACAAATGAAGA CGTTGCAGAGGCGAAGAAAAATGAAGGCAATATTTGCTATAAAAACAAAGACTACACAAAAGCCATCCAACTATACACAGAAGCAATTG ACATGTGTCCGACTTCACCGAATTATTACAACAACCGAGCAGCCGCTTTTATAATGCTTGATAAATACCAGAAGGGTCTTGAAGACGTCCAGCGAGCAATAGGAATCGACAGTACACTCGTAAAG GCATATCTGAGAGAGGCAAAATGTCACTTAGCGTTGGGTTTTGCGGATGCGTCTGTTCGTTCACTCAACAGAGTCATAGAGTTAGATCCACATAATAAACAAGCGCAATCAGAG TTACGGGCGGCTAAATTGGTACAGCACCACGACAAGGATAGTGATAAAGCCTTTGAATCTGGAGATTTCCGAAAGGTCGTTTATCTCATGGACCGAGCCATAGAACACTCCCCGGCGAGTACCAAGTTCAAGGTCAAGAGAGCCGAGGCTCTAGCCAAGATGAGGAGGTTTTCAGAAGCATCGCAATCTATCAA TGCCATTTTAGTGCGAGAATCTCTGAACGCGGACGCTATTTTTGTGAGGGGGCTTTGCTTGTACTACCAGGACATCATGGACAAAGCGATACAACACTTCCAGCAGACGCTCAGACTTGCCCCCGATCATTCCGATGCTCGAGTCGCTCTCAAG AAATGTAAACTATTAAAATCTAAAAAGGAGGAAGGTAACGAAACATTTAAAGGCGGGAAATACCAAGAGGCGTATGAACTTTACACACAAGCCCTGGCAGTGGACCCCCTCAACGTCAACACAAACGCTAAAATCTACTGCAATCGGGCAACGGTCTGCGCAAAG CTCAAAAAGTTGGATCAGGCTATCGAGGACTGCACTAAGGCACTAGAATTAGACCCAGAGTATCTCAAAGCATTTATGAGGCGAGCAAAATG TTACATGGAGACAGAGCAGTACGAGGATGCAGTACGTGACTATGAGAAGATAAGCCAGATGGATAGAACAAGAG AAAACCAGAGTCTCCTCAAAGAAGCCAAACTTGAACTGAAGAAAAGCAAGAGGAAAGATTACTACAAGCTCCTGAAGGTCACCAAGAACGCCACCGAAGATGAAATCAAGAAGGCGTATAAGAAACATGCGCTGCTCCATCATCCAG ACCGCCATTCCAGCAAGTCGGAGGAAGACAAGAAAGCTGAGGAAGTGAAGTTCAAGGAAGTCGGCGAGGCGTATTCCGTTCTATCGGACGCCAAGAAGAAGATGCGATACGATAGCGGACAAGACTTGGAGGACATGGACGGTGGCTTTAGTG GTTTCGACCCCAACCAGATCTTCACCAGCTTTTTTGGCCATCCTGCCGGCTTCCCTTTCGGAGGGGGTGGCGGCCATCATCGGGACAGCGGCTATTACAATAGTGGGTTTCCAGGGGGTTTCCAGTTCCAGTTCGGTTGA
- the LOC139939801 gene encoding dnaJ homolog subfamily C member 7-like isoform X2, producing the protein MENSADNNMETNEDVAEAKKNEGNICYKNKDYTKAIQLYTEAIDMCPTSPNYYNNRAAAFIMLDKYQKGLEDVQRAIGIDSTLVKAYLREAKCHLALGFADASVRSLNRVIELDPHNKQAQSELRAAKLVQHHDKDSDKAFESGDFRKVVYLMDRAIEHSPASTKFKVKRAEALAKMRRFSEASQSINAILVRESLNADAIFVRGLCLYYQDIMDKAIQHFQQTLRLAPDHSDARVALKKCKLLKSKKEEGNETFKGGKYQEAYELYTQALAVDPLNVNTNAKIYCNRATVCAKLKKLDQAIEDCTKALELDPEYLKAFMRRAKCYMETEQYEDAVRDYEKISQMDRTRENQSLLKEAKLELKKSKRKDYYKLLKVTKNATEDEIKKAYKKHALLHHPDRHSSKSEEDKKAEEVKFKEVGEAYSVLSDAKKKMRYDSGQDLEDMDGGFSDFDPGDIFSSLFYADDCNSEFSFWV; encoded by the exons ATGGAAAATTCTGCCGATAATAACATGGAGACAAATGAAGA CGTTGCAGAGGCGAAGAAAAATGAAGGCAATATTTGCTATAAAAACAAAGACTACACAAAAGCCATCCAACTATACACAGAAGCAATTG ACATGTGTCCGACTTCACCGAATTATTACAACAACCGAGCAGCCGCTTTTATAATGCTTGATAAATACCAGAAGGGTCTTGAAGACGTCCAGCGAGCAATAGGAATCGACAGTACACTCGTAAAG GCATATCTGAGAGAGGCAAAATGTCACTTAGCGTTGGGTTTTGCGGATGCGTCTGTTCGTTCACTCAACAGAGTCATAGAGTTAGATCCACATAATAAACAAGCGCAATCAGAG TTACGGGCGGCTAAATTGGTACAGCACCACGACAAGGATAGTGATAAAGCCTTTGAATCTGGAGATTTCCGAAAGGTCGTTTATCTCATGGACCGAGCCATAGAACACTCCCCGGCGAGTACCAAGTTCAAGGTCAAGAGAGCCGAGGCTCTAGCCAAGATGAGGAGGTTTTCAGAAGCATCGCAATCTATCAA TGCCATTTTAGTGCGAGAATCTCTGAACGCGGACGCTATTTTTGTGAGGGGGCTTTGCTTGTACTACCAGGACATCATGGACAAAGCGATACAACACTTCCAGCAGACGCTCAGACTTGCCCCCGATCATTCCGATGCTCGAGTCGCTCTCAAG AAATGTAAACTATTAAAATCTAAAAAGGAGGAAGGTAACGAAACATTTAAAGGCGGGAAATACCAAGAGGCGTATGAACTTTACACACAAGCCCTGGCAGTGGACCCCCTCAACGTCAACACAAACGCTAAAATCTACTGCAATCGGGCAACGGTCTGCGCAAAG CTCAAAAAGTTGGATCAGGCTATCGAGGACTGCACTAAGGCACTAGAATTAGACCCAGAGTATCTCAAAGCATTTATGAGGCGAGCAAAATG TTACATGGAGACAGAGCAGTACGAGGATGCAGTACGTGACTATGAGAAGATAAGCCAGATGGATAGAACAAGAG AAAACCAGAGTCTCCTCAAAGAAGCCAAACTTGAACTGAAGAAAAGCAAGAGGAAAGATTACTACAAGCTCCTGAAGGTCACCAAGAACGCCACCGAAGATGAAATCAAGAAGGCGTATAAGAAACATGCGCTGCTCCATCATCCAG ACCGCCATTCCAGCAAGTCGGAGGAAGACAAGAAAGCTGAGGAAGTGAAGTTCAAGGAAGTCGGCGAGGCGTATTCCGTTCTATCGGACGCCAAGAAGAAGATGCGATACGATAGCGGACAAGACTTGGAGGACATGGACGGTGGCTTTAGTG ATTTCGATCCGGGGGATATCTTCAGCAGTTTGTTTTATGCAGACGATTGCAACTCAGAATTCTCCTTCTGGGTGTGA
- the LOC139939801 gene encoding dnaJ homolog subfamily C member 7-like isoform X3 has product MKNMCPTSPNYYNNRAAAFIMLDKYQKGLEDVQRAIGIDSTLVKAYLREAKCHLALGFADASVRSLNRVIELDPHNKQAQSELRAAKLVQHHDKDSDKAFESGDFRKVVYLMDRAIEHSPASTKFKVKRAEALAKMRRFSEASQSINAILVRESLNADAIFVRGLCLYYQDIMDKAIQHFQQTLRLAPDHSDARVALKKCKLLKSKKEEGNETFKGGKYQEAYELYTQALAVDPLNVNTNAKIYCNRATVCAKLKKLDQAIEDCTKALELDPEYLKAFMRRAKCYMETEQYEDAVRDYEKISQMDRTRENQSLLKEAKLELKKSKRKDYYKLLKVTKNATEDEIKKAYKKHALLHHPDRHSSKSEEDKKAEEVKFKEVGEAYSVLSDAKKKMRYDSGQDLEDMDGGFSGFDPNQIFTSFFGHPAGFPFGGGGGHHRDSGYYNSGFPGGFQFQFG; this is encoded by the exons ATGAAGA ACATGTGTCCGACTTCACCGAATTATTACAACAACCGAGCAGCCGCTTTTATAATGCTTGATAAATACCAGAAGGGTCTTGAAGACGTCCAGCGAGCAATAGGAATCGACAGTACACTCGTAAAG GCATATCTGAGAGAGGCAAAATGTCACTTAGCGTTGGGTTTTGCGGATGCGTCTGTTCGTTCACTCAACAGAGTCATAGAGTTAGATCCACATAATAAACAAGCGCAATCAGAG TTACGGGCGGCTAAATTGGTACAGCACCACGACAAGGATAGTGATAAAGCCTTTGAATCTGGAGATTTCCGAAAGGTCGTTTATCTCATGGACCGAGCCATAGAACACTCCCCGGCGAGTACCAAGTTCAAGGTCAAGAGAGCCGAGGCTCTAGCCAAGATGAGGAGGTTTTCAGAAGCATCGCAATCTATCAA TGCCATTTTAGTGCGAGAATCTCTGAACGCGGACGCTATTTTTGTGAGGGGGCTTTGCTTGTACTACCAGGACATCATGGACAAAGCGATACAACACTTCCAGCAGACGCTCAGACTTGCCCCCGATCATTCCGATGCTCGAGTCGCTCTCAAG AAATGTAAACTATTAAAATCTAAAAAGGAGGAAGGTAACGAAACATTTAAAGGCGGGAAATACCAAGAGGCGTATGAACTTTACACACAAGCCCTGGCAGTGGACCCCCTCAACGTCAACACAAACGCTAAAATCTACTGCAATCGGGCAACGGTCTGCGCAAAG CTCAAAAAGTTGGATCAGGCTATCGAGGACTGCACTAAGGCACTAGAATTAGACCCAGAGTATCTCAAAGCATTTATGAGGCGAGCAAAATG TTACATGGAGACAGAGCAGTACGAGGATGCAGTACGTGACTATGAGAAGATAAGCCAGATGGATAGAACAAGAG AAAACCAGAGTCTCCTCAAAGAAGCCAAACTTGAACTGAAGAAAAGCAAGAGGAAAGATTACTACAAGCTCCTGAAGGTCACCAAGAACGCCACCGAAGATGAAATCAAGAAGGCGTATAAGAAACATGCGCTGCTCCATCATCCAG ACCGCCATTCCAGCAAGTCGGAGGAAGACAAGAAAGCTGAGGAAGTGAAGTTCAAGGAAGTCGGCGAGGCGTATTCCGTTCTATCGGACGCCAAGAAGAAGATGCGATACGATAGCGGACAAGACTTGGAGGACATGGACGGTGGCTTTAGTG GTTTCGACCCCAACCAGATCTTCACCAGCTTTTTTGGCCATCCTGCCGGCTTCCCTTTCGGAGGGGGTGGCGGCCATCATCGGGACAGCGGCTATTACAATAGTGGGTTTCCAGGGGGTTTCCAGTTCCAGTTCGGTTGA